One window of the Trifolium pratense cultivar HEN17-A07 linkage group LG2, ARS_RC_1.1, whole genome shotgun sequence genome contains the following:
- the LOC123911107 gene encoding peroxidase N-like isoform X2 produces MNKSFRWSCYYFLLLNMFLLHLTVRSQLTTDFYKSSCPNLTKIVRKEVIKAIMNEQRMAASLIRLHFHDCFVNGCDGSILLDGGDDFEKSAFPNINSVRGFDVIDTIKSSVESACSGVVSCADLVAIAARDSVLLSGGPSWSVLLGRRDGTISNGSLANVALPSPFDPLDTIVSKFTNAGLNLTDVVSLSGAHTIGRARCALFSNRLFNFSGTGSPDSTLDTTMLTDLQNLCPQTADGNTTAVLDRNSSDLFDNHYYKNLLNGKGLLSSDQILFSTDEANSTSKPIVQSYIDNSTLFFGDFVKSMIKMGNINPKTGSDGEIRKSCRVINS; encoded by the exons ATGAATAAGTCATTTAGATGGAGCTGTTATTACTTCTTGCtactaaatatgtttttgttgcATTTGACAGTAAGGTCCCAACTGACAACAGATTTCTATAAGTCATCATGTCCTAACCTTACCAAAATTGTAAGGAAAGAGGTTATAAAAGCTATAATGAATGAACAGCGAATGGCTGCTTCTTTGATTCGTCTTCACTTTCATGACTGTTTTGTCAAT GGTTGTGATGGATCAATATTATTAGATGGtggtgatgattttgaaaaatctgcTTTTCCTAATATAAACTCTGTTAGAGGATTTGATGTTATTGATACAATCAAAAGTTCAGTGGAAAGTGCCTGTAGTGGAGTTGTCTCATGTGCTGATTTAGTAGCCATAGCTGCCAGAGATTCTGTTCTCCTT AGTGGTGGTCCTTCATGGAGTGTTCTGCTAGGAAGAAGAGATGGAACAATCTCAAATGGATCACTGGCAAATGTGGCACTTCCTTCTCCATTTGATCCACTAGATACTATTGTTTCAAAGTTTACTAATGCAGGCCTCAATCTCACAGATGTTGTTTCTTTATCAG GTGCGCATACGATCGGGAGAGCAAGGTGTGCACTATTTAGCAACagattgttcaatttttctggAACAGGTTCACCAGACAGTACACTAGACACGACCATGCTGACCGACCTACAAAATTTATGTCCTCAAACTGCAGATGGAAACACAACTGCTGTTCTTGATAGAAACTCATCTGATTTATTTGACAATCATTACTATAAGAACTTGCTCAATGGAAAGGGTCTTCTTAGTTCTGATCAGATTCTGTTTTCTACTGATGAAGCCAATTCTACTTCTAAACCTATAGTCCAAAGCTATATTGATAATAGTACACTTTTCTTTGGTGATTTTGTCAAGTCTATGATCAAGATGGGGAATATAAATCCAAAGACTGGATCTGATGGTGAGATTAGGAAGAGCTGCAGAGTGATAAATTCTTAG
- the LOC123906104 gene encoding THO complex subunit 6 — MLGDATNWDEDAYRETLLKEREIQTQTVFRTAWAPSQSQTPNLNSLIVASSDGSIASYSIPSTISASKLKNPFGFINTDEDNLLAEPDCFFQGHHGPAYDVKFYGDDENALLLSCGDDGRIRGWRWNELTSSKYNISSEGNDIKPILDVVNPQHKGPWGSLSPLPENNAIAINTQVGSVFAASGDSCAYCWDVETGKLKMVFKGHSDYLHCIDARNSSNQIITGSEDGTTRIWDCKSGKCVQVIDPAKHLKLKGPVSWVGSVALDASESWLACSSGRNISLWNLPASECTLNFSTQASVQDMLFDNNQILTVGADPILNRFDMNGVILSQIPCAPPSAFSISLHPAGVIAVGGYGCLVDVISQFGSHMCTFHCQCL, encoded by the exons ATGTTGGGTGACGCCACAAACTGGGACGAAGATGCATACAGAGAAACCCTATTGAAGGAAAGAGAGATTCAAACACAAACCGTTTTCAGAACAGCTTGGGCTCCATCTCAATCTCAAACCCCTAATCTCAACTCTCTCATCGTTGCTTCCAGTGACGGTTCCATCGCCTCTTACTCCATCCCTTCTACCATCTCTGCTTCCAAGCTCAAAAAT CCATTTGGTTTTATCAATACTGATGAGGATAA TTTATTGGCTGAGCCAGATTGCTTCTTTCAAGGGCATCATGGACCTGCATATGATGTCAAATTCTATGGTGATGATGAAAATGCATTGTTGCTGAG TTGTGGTGATGATGGGCGGATTCGAGGATGGAGATGGAACGAACTTACAAgctcaaaatataatatttcttcAGAAG GAAATGATATCAAGCCTATCCTTGATGTGGTAAATCCTCAACATAA AGGTCCTTGGGGTTCACTTTCACCTCTCCCTGAGAATAATGCTATTGCCATTAATACTCAG GTGGGATCTGTTTTTGCTGCGTCTGGCGATTCTTGTGCATATTGCTGGGATGTG GAAACTGGTAAATTAAAAATGGTATTCAAGGGTCATTCTGATTACTTGCATTGTATTGATGCCCGCAACTCATCCAATCAG ATCATAACAGGTTCGGAGGACGGGACAACACGAATTTGGG ATTGCAAAAGTGGAAAGTGTGTCCAAGTGATTGATCCAGCAAAACATTTGAAGTTAAAAGGACCTGTTTCATGGGTTGGCTCTGTTGCTTTAGATGCAAGTGAGAGCTGGTTG GCATGCAGTAGTGGACGTAATATATCACTTTGGAACCTTCCTGCTTCAGAGTGCACATTAAATTTCTCCACACAAGCCTCTGTACAAGACATGTTATTTGACAATAATCAG ATTCTGACAGTTGGTGCAGATCCTATACTCAATCGCTTTGACATGAACGGTGTGATCCTTTCACAAATACCATGTGCTCCTCCGTCAGCTTTTTCTATCTCCTTACATCCAGCAGGG GTTATTGCTGTTGGAGGTTACGGATGTCTTGTGGATGTTATCTCGCAATTTGGCAGCCACATGTGTACATTTCATTGCCAATGTCTTTAG
- the LOC123911107 gene encoding peroxidase N-like isoform X1, translated as MNEQRMAASLIRLHFHDCFVNGCDGSILLDGGDDFEKSAFPNINSVRGFDVIDTIKSSVESACSGVVSCADLVAIAARDSVLLSGGPSWSVLLGRRDGTISNGSLANVALPSPFDPLDTIVSKFTNAGLNLTDVVSLSGAHTIGRARCALFSNRLFNFSGTGSPDSTLDTTMLTDLQNLCPQTADGNTTAVLDRNSSDLFDNHYYKNLLNGKGLLSSDQILFSTDEANSTSKPIVQSYIDNSTLFFGDFVKSMIKMGNINPKTGSDGEIRKSCRVINS; from the exons ATGAATGAACAGCGAATGGCTGCTTCTTTGATTCGTCTTCACTTTCATGACTGTTTTGTCAAT GGTTGTGATGGATCAATATTATTAGATGGtggtgatgattttgaaaaatctgcTTTTCCTAATATAAACTCTGTTAGAGGATTTGATGTTATTGATACAATCAAAAGTTCAGTGGAAAGTGCCTGTAGTGGAGTTGTCTCATGTGCTGATTTAGTAGCCATAGCTGCCAGAGATTCTGTTCTCCTT AGTGGTGGTCCTTCATGGAGTGTTCTGCTAGGAAGAAGAGATGGAACAATCTCAAATGGATCACTGGCAAATGTGGCACTTCCTTCTCCATTTGATCCACTAGATACTATTGTTTCAAAGTTTACTAATGCAGGCCTCAATCTCACAGATGTTGTTTCTTTATCAG GTGCGCATACGATCGGGAGAGCAAGGTGTGCACTATTTAGCAACagattgttcaatttttctggAACAGGTTCACCAGACAGTACACTAGACACGACCATGCTGACCGACCTACAAAATTTATGTCCTCAAACTGCAGATGGAAACACAACTGCTGTTCTTGATAGAAACTCATCTGATTTATTTGACAATCATTACTATAAGAACTTGCTCAATGGAAAGGGTCTTCTTAGTTCTGATCAGATTCTGTTTTCTACTGATGAAGCCAATTCTACTTCTAAACCTATAGTCCAAAGCTATATTGATAATAGTACACTTTTCTTTGGTGATTTTGTCAAGTCTATGATCAAGATGGGGAATATAAATCCAAAGACTGGATCTGATGGTGAGATTAGGAAGAGCTGCAGAGTGATAAATTCTTAG